A window of Streptomyces sp. NBC_01689 genomic DNA:
TCCAAGGTCAAGGCCCCGCTGCTGCCCCTGCGCGTGGTCATCGACCGCAACCGCGGCGGTGTCTACCTCTCCCTCGGCCTCGCGATCATCGCGATGTTCGGCCTGTTCCTCTTCCTGACCTACTACCTGCAGATCGTGAAGGGCTACTCGCCGGTGAAGACCGGCTTCGCCTTCCTGCCGATGATCGCGGGCATGATCACGGGCTCCACGCAGATCGGCGCCCGCCTGATGACCCGGGTCCCGCCCCGGCTGCTGATGGCCCCCGGCTTCCTGACCGCCGCGATCGGCATGCTGCTGCTGACCCAGATGGAGATCGGTTCCTCGTACGCGGGTCTGCTGCTCCCGGCCCAGCTGCTGCTCGGCCTCGGCATGGGTACGGCGTTCATGCCGGCCATGTCCCTGGCCACGTACGGTGTCCAGCCGCAGGACGCCGGTGTCGCCTCCGCGATGGTCAACACCTCGCAGCAGGTCGGCGGCGCGATCGGTACGGCGCTGCTGAACACGATCGCCGCCTCGGCGACCACCTCGTACATCGCCGACCACATCGGTGGTGCCACCTCCAAGCCGCAGCAGCAGCTGGTCCAGCTGCAGGGTCTGGTGGACGGGTACACCAACGCGATCTGGTTCGCCGTCGGCATCCTGGTGGTCGCCGCCACGATCGCCGTGACCCTCGTCAACACCGGCCGCCCGGACATGTCGTCGACCGTCGGCTCCGGTGAGGGCAGCGAGGACGAGATCAAGGTGCCGGTGATCGCCCACTGATCACCCGTCCCCCGGGTACTTCGCGTACGGGCGCGGGGTGGGGACGCCTCGCCCGTACGAATCCCAGGGTCCGCCCCGGTTCCGACCTCGTCGGAGCCGGGGCGGACCCGCGTCCGCGTCCGGTCCGCGCGCGTCCGGCGGGGCGTCGCCGCGGTGGCTACCGCAGCCAGGGCAGGTCCGCGCCCGCGTCCTTCGGCTGGAGTCCCTCGGCGATGACGCGCATGGCGTCGCCGAGGGCCTGGTGCTGTTCGGGGGTGAGCCGGTCGAAGAAGGCCTGGCGTACGGCGCTGACATGGCCCGGGGCGGCCTTGCGCAGCATCTCCCGGCCGTCGTCGGTGAGCACCGCGAACTGGCCGCGCTTGTCGGAGGGACAGTCCTCCCGGCGCACCCAGCCGTTCTTCTCCAGACGGGCGATCGCGTGCGAGAGCCGGGAGCGGGTGATCTTGGCGCTCATGGCCAGCTCGGTCATCCTCAGGCGCCGGCGCGGCGCCTCCTCCAGCTGGACGAGCAGACCGTAGTAGACGTGCGGCATTCCCGCGTCGCGCTGCAGCTGCCGGTCGAGATGGTCCTCGAGGAGGGTCGCGGCGTGCATGTAGGCACGCCAGGTGCGCTGTTCCTCGTCGGTGAGCCAGCGCGGCTCTTCGGCCGGTGCGGATGCCGTGTTCATGTACTCCACTGTACGAGCCTCTTCTTGAATATTGAACAAGTCAGGGGTAGAGTCCGGGATAAAAGCTTGAGAGTTCAAACAACTGGCTGATCGGTCCTACGACGAATCCCCCGGAGGGAGTAGCCGCCATGTCTGTCGCCCCGTCTGACGTCACCGAGGAGCGCGCCCCGCAGGAGCGCATGCCCGCTCTCTATCTCAGTCATGGCGCCCCGCCGCTGGCCGACGACCCGGTGTGGCCCGGCCAGCTGGCCGCCTGGTCCGCCGAACTGCCCCGCCCCAAGGCGATCCTGATGGTCTCCGCCCACTGGGAGGAGGCGCCGCTGGCGCTCGGCGCGGTGGAGACCGTACCGCTCGTGTACGACTTCTGGGGCTTCCCCGAGCACTACTACCGCGTGCGCTACGCGGCCCCCGGTGCTCCCCGGCTCGCCGAGTCCGTCCGCAAGCTGCTGCGCGCACCCGGTGTCCCCGTCCAGGACATCCCGGACCGGGGCCTCGACCACGGCGCCTACGTGCCCCTGGTCGAGATGTTCCCGGAGGCCGACATCCCCGTCCTGCAGATCTCGATGCCGACCCTCGATCCGGTGAAGCTGATGGACATCGGCCGCAGACTCGCCCCTCTTCGTGACGAGGGCGTCCTGATCGTCGGCTCCGGATTCTTCACCCACAACCTGGCGGCGCTGCGGCAGGGCGGCGTCCCGTCCTGGTCGGCGGAGTTCGACGACTGGGGCCACCGGGCGCTGGACGCCCACGACTGGGACGCGCTGCTCGACTTCACCCGCAAGTCGCCGGCCGGGCAGCTGGCCCACCCCCGGACCGAGCACTTCGCCCCGCTGTTCGTGACGATGGGCGCGGCCGACGCCACGGGGGAGCTCGACGGTCAGAAGTCCGTGATCGACGGCTTCTGGATGGGGCTGGCGAAACGGTCGGTCCAGTTCGGCTGAGTCCGCCTCGGGCCCGGCGGCCCGGCCCGGGGGCGGGACCCGGTCGTCCTCGGACGGTTCAGAGGTCCTTCTCGTACCAGGCGACGTCCCAGTAGCGGCCGAACTTCCGGCCCACCTCCCGGTACGTGCCGACGTGCCGGAACCCGAAGCGTTCGTGCAGCCGCACGGACGCCTCGTTGGGCTGGGCGACGCCCGCGTACGCGCGATGCAGGTCCTCACCGGCGAGCGCCCTGAAGAGCGCCTCGTAGAGGAGCGTGCCGACGCCGCGGCCCCCGGCGCCGGGGGCGAGGTAGACGGAGACCTCCACCGAGGTCGCGTAGGCGGGCTTCGGGCGGAAGCCGCTGGACGTGGCGTATCCCAGAATCCGACCGGCCGGCCCCGCGCCCGCCGGTCCCGCGCCCCCCGGCCCTGGGGCCGTGTCCGTGGCAACCATCAGGCGGTGTGGGCCGTCTTGCAGGTGGGAGAGCAGCCACGGACGGCGCTCCTCCGGTGTGAGGACCACGGTGTCGAACGTGCAGGGCGTCTCCCGTACGTAGTGGTTGTAGATCTCGGTGAGAGAGTCGAGATCGCCC
This region includes:
- a CDS encoding MarR family winged helix-turn-helix transcriptional regulator yields the protein MNTASAPAEEPRWLTDEEQRTWRAYMHAATLLEDHLDRQLQRDAGMPHVYYGLLVQLEEAPRRRLRMTELAMSAKITRSRLSHAIARLEKNGWVRREDCPSDKRGQFAVLTDDGREMLRKAAPGHVSAVRQAFFDRLTPEQHQALGDAMRVIAEGLQPKDAGADLPWLR
- a CDS encoding dioxygenase family protein, with the protein product MSVAPSDVTEERAPQERMPALYLSHGAPPLADDPVWPGQLAAWSAELPRPKAILMVSAHWEEAPLALGAVETVPLVYDFWGFPEHYYRVRYAAPGAPRLAESVRKLLRAPGVPVQDIPDRGLDHGAYVPLVEMFPEADIPVLQISMPTLDPVKLMDIGRRLAPLRDEGVLIVGSGFFTHNLAALRQGGVPSWSAEFDDWGHRALDAHDWDALLDFTRKSPAGQLAHPRTEHFAPLFVTMGAADATGELDGQKSVIDGFWMGLAKRSVQFG
- a CDS encoding GNAT family N-acetyltransferase, coding for MPERTDVQVRAGTEGDLDSLTEIYNHYVRETPCTFDTVVLTPEERRPWLLSHLQDGPHRLMVATDTAPGPGGAGPAGAGPAGRILGYATSSGFRPKPAYATSVEVSVYLAPGAGGRGVGTLLYEALFRALAGEDLHRAYAGVAQPNEASVRLHERFGFRHVGTYREVGRKFGRYWDVAWYEKDL